ATTGCAGTACTGCAGCATCCGGCAAGTCGTTTTTCGTGTGCAGTTCTGTACCGAACCGAAGGCTGTGAATCTATTTTGCCGCACGCCAGCTATCGCAGCCAACAGCAGCTTAGTTTCCACAATCGTTGGCGTGTGTTAAGTTCCAACGCCTTCCGTTTGCAACACTCGTAAAGCGGCGTCGATCGACGAATCTGCTGGTGAACCGGACCGACTACCTATGAGAACCGCCCATATCATTACTCGATTGATTATCGGTGGTGCTCAGGAAAATACGCTGTTCAACGTTGACGATCAGCACCACATTCATGGCGATGAAGTGTGCCTGATCACGGGACCGGGACTCGGACCGGAAGGCACTCTCGAAAAGCGTGCGATCGATCGAGGGCTGGACCTGCGTTTGCTGCCGGAGATGCATCGCAGTCTGCACCCATGGCGTGACTACAAGTGTTATCGAGCACTCAAAACGCTGCTACGTGAATTCAAGCCGGACATCGTTCACACGCACAGTTCCAAAGGCGGCATCCTCGGTCGGCGAGCGGCATTCTCACTGGGATTGCCGAGCGTTCACAGCATTCACGGAGCGTCGTTCCATTTCGGCCAGCCAAAGATTCTGTTCAACGCCTACCGGATGGCCGAACGAATGGCGGACAAGTGGTGCCAACACTTCATCACTGTCTGCGACAATATGGCGACCCAATACCTGGACGCCGGCATTGGCACGCCTGACAAATTCACCACCGCCTACAGCGGCATGGATGTCGACAAGTTTCTGAATCCGCTGCGTTCACGTGAACAGGTGCGAGCTGAGTTTGGCCTAACAGACCAGCACGTCGTGGTCGGTAAGATTGCGAGGCTGTTTAACCTGAAGGGCCACGAATACCTGATTGAGGCGGCTCCCAAAATCGTGGAAGCCGTGCCCACCGTGCGATTCCTGTTGGTTGGCGACGGCATCCTGAAGGAACAGTCTCAGCAGCGCATTGCCGAACTTGGCCTGACGGAGCACTTCATCTTTGTCGGGCTGGTGCCGCCCGATGAGGTTTCCAGCTACATCCATGCGATGGATATGGTGGTCCACACGAGTGTCTGGGAAGGACTTGCCCGAGTTCTGCCTCAGGCCCTGATCTGCGGCAAGCCCATCGTGAGTTACGACATCGACGGTGCGCCGGAAGTCTGCATCGACAACGAAACCGGATTTTTGGTCCCAGCTCGCAGCATCGAAGAACTTGCCCAAGCCATCGCGCGATTAGCGTCCGATGGCGACCTGCGGAAGCAGTTTGGCGAAACCGGACGGGCCCGATTCACTCAGCCTTTTCGCCATGAAGTCATGACCGAGCAGATTCGGGACGTGTACCGAAAGGTGCTGGACGATTATCACAGCGCATAGAAAAACCGCAGCTCTTCGCAAACTGCGGCTTCAATGTTTATTTCTGGTCAGCTGCGGTGATTCGCTGCTTTCAGCGCACGAACCTGCCGATTTCAGCCTGCAGGAACTGCTATGCGCAGGTCTTTTTCTTCAGCTTCGCCAGTCGTGACTTCGTGCGAGATGCTGTGTTTGAGTGAATCAGATTCTTCGCGGCTGCCTGGTCCAGTGCTTTCGCGACCTGAGACAATCGCTTGTCAGCCTCTTCGCGAGACGGACTTTCATCCATCAGATTCAGGAAGCCTCGAACGGTCGTCCGCAGCTCAGAACGTTGAGCACGATTCCGGATTCGACGTGCGGAACTTTGACGAAGATACTTTTTGGCAGCGCTTGTATTTGGCATTGACGATTGTCGTAAGTATAGACCATGTTTAGGTTTAGGCTTGTCAACCACCAACACGCGGGCGGGGCAATCCTTCAGAAGCGTCGCAGGCTACTTCAGAAAGCCGCGAGTTTCCACCCTGATCGGCCAAATGCCCCGGAAACTGGACGGAATTCGCAAGGGAAAGACTATCCGGAAACCGACTGAGGATTCGGATTGCCGCCGGAACGGAGAATTAGGTCCGCTTTCCGCACAACGGAGTCCGGAACTCCCGAACTTCGCATATGAGAAACCGTCCGATCAATGTCGTATTCGACTCGACGAATTTCGACTTCCCCGTCTTCAATGACCGCATAGGAAGCTCGCGGATCGCCGTCTCGCGGCTGGCCAACGCTGCCCGGATTGATCACGCGACAGCCGTCCAGTTGCAGATCCACGGGAATATGAGTGTGGCCGACACAGACGAAATCCACGTCCACATGAGCCAGCCTGGCCTGCCATTGAGTTTTCGCGTCCGCCTGGTCTGAGCTGCGTTCGCCCTCGCGGCCGTTTGCAATGTATTCGTCCATGGGGTCTCTCGGTGTCGCATGCACCAGCAGAAAAGAATGATCACCGATCGTGATGTGTTGCGTCACGGGTAACTGAGCCAGCCAGGTCAGGTGTTTGTCGTTGAGCTGCTCGAAATGAAGCGGACGCATGGAGGAAGCCATCTGGCGAAACGTTCCGCCAAGAGTCACTGAGACTCGCTGAGCGACGGAATGATCGTGGTTACCACGCACACAGTACGACGCATTCTGCTGAACCCAGTCGATGCACGCCGCCGGTTCCGTCGCGTAATCGACGGCATCGCCCAAAAAGATGCACTGATCAAAGGACTCATCGATCGCCGACAACGCGGGCCAGTTAGAATGAATGTCAGCGATCAGCAAAATCTTCATGGTGCTTATCTTAGGCTGCGAATAAGACGATGGCCGGGCTACCGCTGCGGCACGCGGCGCTTATTGTCGTACGTATTCTGAGTCAGCCCCTTCGGCGGAATCCGGTGCTGCGCAATCCGCTCTCGAAGTTGTCCGGACAACTCCGCGATTGTCTTCTGGTGAGCTTCCGACGACGCGAGGTTCTTCATTTCGGCGGCATCGTTCGAATGATCATACAACTCGACACCCACCTTTCCGTCGTCACCCCATTCGGTATAGCGGTAGCGGTCCGTCCTCAGACTGTAGCCGTTTTCGTACTGAGTGAACGCCGATTTGCGGGCCGTGGCGGCTGGATCTTTTAACGCCGGTAGCAGGCTAACCCCTGCAAGGAATCCAGGAGCCTTCAACCCCGATAGTTCCGCCAACGTGGGGTAGAAGTCGACCATTTCGGCAAACGACTTCGTTACGGTGCCCGTTGCGGTGATTCCGGGGCCGGCCATGATCAAGGGCACTCGAGCCGCGTTTTCGAACAGAGTTGTCTTCTGATAATGGCCGTGCTCACCCATGTGATAGCCGTGATCGCTGGTGAACACGATAATGGTATTGTCCGTCAGGCCAGCCGCATCCAATGAATCCAGCACTCGGCCAAGTTGAGCGTCCGCAAACGTAATCGATGCGTAGTACGCCTGAATGGCTTTTCTGGCGAGCTCCGGCTTCAGGTTGTTTTGCTTCTTGCGCGTAAGCGACTTCCGGGCTGGGGCGGGAATGGTCTTCAGGTAGCCTTCGGGAACTGCAGGCACCTGAATTTTGTCTCGCGGGTACATGTCGAAGTACTTCTTCGGCGCGACATAGGGCGTGTGAGGTCGGTACAGACCAACAGCCAGGAAGAACGGCGTGCCGTTTTTCGCGAATCGCTTCAGCACCTTGTCTGCTTCCAGCGCGGCGATGCCATCGGTTTGTTCGTCGTCGGTTCCGTCAGCAGCCAGCCAGCTAAGAGTGCCGCCGAATGAACCTGGAATCAGGCTGAAGATTTTGTCTTCGTCATGAACGTCGCGGCCTTCCGGATTGATGGTGTTGTTCCACGAATAAGGATCATCGTGGCCCGACGTACCAATGTGCTTTGGCACGTTGTAGTGATAGATCTTCCCAATGCGGGTCGCCATGTAACCGGCGTCGCGATACATCTGCGACATCGTGTTGACGTTCGGCAGGTGCTCGCGAATGTAGATCGAATTCCGCCGCACCAGAGTCTGGTCGGGATACAGACCACACATGAAGGATGCTCGACTTGGCCCACAAAGCGGATACTGACAATACGCTCGTTCAAACCGCACACCGCGTGCCGCAAGTCGATCGATGTTGGGCGTCTTCACCAGCGGATGGTCGTAGCAACCGATGTCGCAGTTCAGGTCGTCGCAAATCAGGAACAGCACGTTCGGCTTTTCTGCGGCGGTCGTAAGTGTTGCCGGCAGGCACAAAAAGCAGATCGCAACGGCCAAGACGATGTGTCGCATATTTGACTTTCCGAAAAATTGAACCGCAGGACACAACTCAAGCAACCCTGTTTTGAAAATTCCGCGCAAACAGCGTACAACACTACAACCGCAGGGCAAGTCACGGATGCGATTTCAGCTGTGCGGGCCCCCTCGGTTTGATCAACAAGATGCCAGGAGAAGCTGCCATGAGTCCCAGCGAAAAGAAGAATACTGAAACCGCAACCTTCGCAGGCGGGTGCTTTTGGTGTACCGAAGCGGTTTTTGATCGCTTGAAGGGCGTGAGCAAGGTCACGTCAGGATACACGGGCGGCCAGGTCCCCGACCCAACATACAAGCAGGTTTGTGAAGGCACGACAGGTCACGCTGAGGCCGTCCAAATCGTCTACGACCCGAAGGTCATCACATTCGATCAACTGCTCGACGTCTTCTTTCACACGCACGACCCAACCACGCTCAACCGGCAGGGAGCCGACACGGGAACGCAATACCGGTCCTCCGTGTTCTATCACAACGAAGAACAGAAAACGGCCGCGAAGAAGGTCATCGACGCATTGAACGCGGCAGAAGTATTAGACAACCCGATTGTCACAAAGCTGGAAAAGCTCGGAAAGTGGTATCCCGCCGAAGACTACCACCAACAGTATTTCGAACTGAATGGTCGCCAACCGTATTGCCAGGTCGTGATCAATCCAAAGATCGCAAAGTTCCGCAAGCGGTACAAAACGATGCTGAAGGACGAATAACGAGCAGAACAGTGGCGAAGCTTGAGCGGTGATGGCAACTCACGAAAAGCCACTGCGACGTGCTGCCGACCGTCCAAACTGAAGACGGTCGGTCAGCGTCTGTGAGACCAACTGAAGCTCGTGTTTCGCAGGCTCCCGCTTAAACAGAGCGGAAACTGCCAGCGCAAACTGGGTGGCCAATCTGTTAAGCGTCGTTGCTCAAATCTCGAAATATTTTTCGCCGTCAAATTCGACGAACTCAGATT
This DNA window, taken from Fuerstiella marisgermanici, encodes the following:
- a CDS encoding glycosyltransferase family 4 protein, which translates into the protein MRTAHIITRLIIGGAQENTLFNVDDQHHIHGDEVCLITGPGLGPEGTLEKRAIDRGLDLRLLPEMHRSLHPWRDYKCYRALKTLLREFKPDIVHTHSSKGGILGRRAAFSLGLPSVHSIHGASFHFGQPKILFNAYRMAERMADKWCQHFITVCDNMATQYLDAGIGTPDKFTTAYSGMDVDKFLNPLRSREQVRAEFGLTDQHVVVGKIARLFNLKGHEYLIEAAPKIVEAVPTVRFLLVGDGILKEQSQQRIAELGLTEHFIFVGLVPPDEVSSYIHAMDMVVHTSVWEGLARVLPQALICGKPIVSYDIDGAPEVCIDNETGFLVPARSIEELAQAIARLASDGDLRKQFGETGRARFTQPFRHEVMTEQIRDVYRKVLDDYHSA
- the rpsT gene encoding 30S ribosomal protein S20; translation: MPNTSAAKKYLRQSSARRIRNRAQRSELRTTVRGFLNLMDESPSREEADKRLSQVAKALDQAAAKNLIHSNTASRTKSRLAKLKKKTCA
- a CDS encoding metallophosphoesterase family protein; this translates as MKILLIADIHSNWPALSAIDESFDQCIFLGDAVDYATEPAACIDWVQQNASYCVRGNHDHSVAQRVSVTLGGTFRQMASSMRPLHFEQLNDKHLTWLAQLPVTQHITIGDHSFLLVHATPRDPMDEYIANGREGERSSDQADAKTQWQARLAHVDVDFVCVGHTHIPVDLQLDGCRVINPGSVGQPRDGDPRASYAVIEDGEVEIRRVEYDIDRTVSHMRSSGVPDSVVRKADLILRSGGNPNPQSVSG
- a CDS encoding sulfatase, producing MRHIVLAVAICFLCLPATLTTAAEKPNVLFLICDDLNCDIGCYDHPLVKTPNIDRLAARGVRFERAYCQYPLCGPSRASFMCGLYPDQTLVRRNSIYIREHLPNVNTMSQMYRDAGYMATRIGKIYHYNVPKHIGTSGHDDPYSWNNTINPEGRDVHDEDKIFSLIPGSFGGTLSWLAADGTDDEQTDGIAALEADKVLKRFAKNGTPFFLAVGLYRPHTPYVAPKKYFDMYPRDKIQVPAVPEGYLKTIPAPARKSLTRKKQNNLKPELARKAIQAYYASITFADAQLGRVLDSLDAAGLTDNTIIVFTSDHGYHMGEHGHYQKTTLFENAARVPLIMAGPGITATGTVTKSFAEMVDFYPTLAELSGLKAPGFLAGVSLLPALKDPAATARKSAFTQYENGYSLRTDRYRYTEWGDDGKVGVELYDHSNDAAEMKNLASSEAHQKTIAELSGQLRERIAQHRIPPKGLTQNTYDNKRRVPQR
- the msrA gene encoding peptide-methionine (S)-S-oxide reductase MsrA; its protein translation is MSPSEKKNTETATFAGGCFWCTEAVFDRLKGVSKVTSGYTGGQVPDPTYKQVCEGTTGHAEAVQIVYDPKVITFDQLLDVFFHTHDPTTLNRQGADTGTQYRSSVFYHNEEQKTAAKKVIDALNAAEVLDNPIVTKLEKLGKWYPAEDYHQQYFELNGRQPYCQVVINPKIAKFRKRYKTMLKDE